The following proteins are co-located in the Xiphophorus maculatus strain JP 163 A chromosome 24, X_maculatus-5.0-male, whole genome shotgun sequence genome:
- the ptger2 gene encoding prostaglandin E2 receptor EP2 subtype — translation MSENKYTICHSEDDIKHNESPKISAIMFGLGVFGNVAALVILEIHRRRDSRANDRRHRGLFHIFINFLVFTDLAGTCLTSPVVQIAYAWNKTLVGMAPMCSNTSSAVDSCTIGSSSSCTSSVCKYFGSSMTFFSLATISLLFITALDKCFAIGHPYLYNRVVTKKWAYITISVMFLVCFLFCLLPFVEFGTYVQYCPGTWCFIDMNPCDIKHRVYANLYATIMLVLVLSTVACNGFVGYQLFRMYRRRNRQGSMMKSMRSSSERKVFVAHEVEHLIPLVFMTIIFIICTLPMVIRMFYNSIRTEENHENDLLALRFLSINSIIDPWVFILLSPSVLHFFCLSVCKTRLGKIRGSVSETTLAKGNYHVELSRPNMWTSCPPMEENI, via the exons atgtcagaaaacaaatataCCATATGCCACTCCGAAGATGATATAAAGCATAATGAATCCCCAAAGATCAGCGCCATCATGTTTGGCTTAGGAGTCTTTGGGAACGTTGCTGCCTTGGTGATCCTGGAAATCCATCGGCGAAGGGACTCGAGGGCTAATGACAGGCGGCACAGAGGATTGTTCCACATCTTCATCAATTTTCTGGTGTTCACAGACCTGGCTGGAACCTGCCTGACCAGCCCCGTAGTTCAGATTGCCTATGCATGGAACAAGACCTTGGTTGGGATGGCTCCTATGTGCAGCAATACTAGCAGTGCTGTTGACAGCTGCACTATCGGTTCTAGTAGCAGCTGCACTAGCAGTGTGTGTAAGTACTTTGGCAGCAGCATGACCTTCTTTAGCTTGGCCACCATATCGCTCCTCTTCATTACAGCACTGGACAAATGCTTTGCAATAGGACACCCCTACCTGTACAACCGGGTTGTCACCAAGAAATGGGCTTACATCACAATCTCTGTTATGTTTCTTGTATGTTTCCTATTCTGTTTGCTTCCCTTTGTGGAATTTGGTACATATGTGCAATACTGCCCTGGCACATGGTGCTTCATTGACATGAACCCCTGTGACATTAAGCACCGGGTCTATGCTAACTTATATGCCACAATTATGCTGGTGTTGGTGCTGTCGACTGTGGCCTGCAACGGTTTCGTGGGGTACCAGCTGTTCCGGATGTACCGCCGTCGCAATAGGCAAGGCTCAATGATGAAGAGCATGAGATCCAGCAGCGAGCGCAAGGTGTTTGTGGCTCATGAGGTGGAGCACCTTATCCCACTGGTCTTCATGActatcatcttcatcatctgcACATTGCCCATGGTG ATCCGAATGTTCTACAACTCTATCAGAACTGAGGAGAACCATGAAAATGACCTGCTGGCCCTCCGGTTCCTCTCCATCAACTCCATCATCGACCCGTGGGTCTTCATCCTGCTCTCCCCCAGCGTGTTGCACTTCTTCTGTTTGTCAGTCTGCAAGACCAGGCTGGGGAAAATCAGAGGCTCTGTGAGCGAGACGACGCTGGCAAAAGGCAACTACCACGTGGAATTGTCTCGGCCGAACATGTGGACCAGTTGTCCTCCCATGGAGGAAAACATTTGA